Proteins from a single region of Desulfovibrio sp. X2:
- a CDS encoding glycosyltransferase family 4 protein, protein MSILVLAFHCDSIPLEKLAPAFGTGILEARTAFPSTVRGWIKDGSMRRRLFAHDLVVLYTARAAFAPDPLLASVAAACLGRRTMLADGHGLARKLTIVDLLRFAGRYVRDAVRLRPWLARLDTRLDRLEALCAEQPRRRMQADGLPVYLRADLIADLAAGGSVGHIAGVCNTLGEFGPPPVLFTTDRLPTVRADVETHCIHPSDRRLWSQRGLPALTFSEFFAAEVVRLLAGRPVSFLYQRHALNNWSGAQLALTRGLPLVLEYNGSEVWVARNWGSGIPRAELALRLESLGLRAADLVVVVSEPLREELLERGFPDEKILVNPNGVDPAVYHPGVDGTAVRRRHGLDGKLVIGFIGTFGAWHGAEKLAEAFALLRREYPDATANLRLMLIGDGPKRTSCEELLQAEGARDLAVFTGTVPQPEGPAHLAACDILVAPHVPNADGSVFFGSPTKLFEYMAMGKPIVASALGQMDAVLEDGENALKTVPGDVSDLARTLGMLAGDSGLRARLGSNARRDAEQRHTWREHTRRILQRLERVVS, encoded by the coding sequence ATGAGCATCCTCGTCCTGGCCTTCCATTGCGACAGCATTCCCCTGGAAAAGCTCGCCCCGGCCTTCGGCACCGGAATACTCGAGGCACGGACGGCATTCCCATCGACGGTGCGCGGCTGGATCAAGGACGGCTCGATGCGACGCAGGCTCTTCGCCCATGATCTCGTCGTGCTCTATACCGCCCGCGCGGCCTTCGCCCCGGATCCACTGCTGGCGTCAGTGGCCGCGGCGTGCCTCGGACGGCGGACGATGCTCGCGGACGGCCACGGCCTCGCGCGAAAGCTGACCATCGTGGACCTGCTGCGCTTCGCCGGACGCTACGTGCGCGACGCCGTGCGCCTGCGGCCCTGGCTCGCGCGGCTCGACACCCGCCTCGACCGGCTCGAGGCCTTGTGCGCCGAACAGCCCCGCAGGCGGATGCAGGCCGACGGCCTGCCGGTCTATCTTCGCGCGGATCTCATCGCGGACCTTGCGGCCGGGGGCTCGGTCGGGCACATCGCGGGAGTGTGCAACACCCTCGGGGAGTTCGGTCCCCCGCCGGTGCTCTTCACTACGGACAGGCTGCCCACGGTGCGCGCGGACGTGGAGACGCACTGCATCCATCCATCCGACAGACGCCTGTGGAGCCAGCGCGGGCTCCCTGCGCTGACCTTCAGCGAGTTCTTCGCCGCGGAGGTCGTGCGTCTCCTGGCGGGACGCCCCGTCTCCTTCCTCTACCAGCGCCATGCCTTGAACAACTGGAGCGGCGCCCAGCTGGCCCTCACGCGGGGCCTGCCCCTCGTGCTCGAATACAACGGTTCCGAGGTCTGGGTGGCGCGAAACTGGGGCAGCGGCATCCCTCGCGCCGAGCTCGCGCTGCGCCTCGAATCGCTCGGCCTGCGCGCGGCGGACCTGGTCGTGGTGGTCAGCGAGCCGTTGCGCGAGGAGCTCTTGGAACGCGGTTTCCCGGACGAAAAGATCCTGGTCAACCCCAACGGTGTGGACCCCGCCGTCTACCACCCCGGCGTGGACGGGACAGCAGTACGGCGACGCCACGGGTTGGACGGCAAGCTGGTGATAGGCTTCATCGGCACCTTCGGCGCGTGGCACGGGGCGGAAAAGCTGGCCGAGGCCTTCGCACTATTACGCCGGGAGTACCCTGACGCGACAGCGAACCTCCGCCTGATGCTCATCGGCGACGGTCCCAAGCGCACCTCCTGCGAAGAACTGCTGCAGGCCGAAGGCGCTCGCGATCTCGCGGTCTTCACGGGCACGGTACCCCAGCCGGAGGGCCCGGCCCATCTGGCGGCCTGCGACATCCTCGTGGCCCCGCACGTGCCCAACGCCGACGGCAGCGTCTTCTTCGGTTCGCCCACGAAGCTCTTCGAGTACATGGCCATGGGCAAGCCCATCGTGGCTTCGGCCCTCGGCCAGATGGACGCGGTGCTCGAGGACGGCGAAAACGCCCTGAAGACGGTCCCCGGCGATGTCTCGGACCTCGCGCGCACGCTGGGCATGCTCGCCGGTGATTCCGGGCTGCGCGCGCGCCTCGGAAGCAATGCCCGGAGGGATGCCGAACAACGTCACACATGGCGCGAGCACACGCGCCGCATCCTGCAACGATTGGAACGGGTCGTGTCCTGA